Proteins found in one Bordetella genomosp. 11 genomic segment:
- a CDS encoding HlyD family efflux transporter periplasmic adaptor subunit: MKKKLVILVVVVVAAVAAGLWWWNRSPVDPNRLTLYGNVDIRQISLAFDGSDRIAEMSVEEGDRVRAGQVLARLDTRTLVLELDQARAEVGVREQALLRLRNGTRPEEVQQAEAQVTAAQADADLAARQLKRLRDVAGDTSGRGVSREDMDGAASRLRVAQARLDSQKQSLRLAKLGPRAEDIAEAEAALQAARAQAALLQHRLDLSELKAPRDAVVRARLLEPGDMASPQRPVYTLAIYDPKWIRAYVNETDLGRIKLGMPAQVITDSYPGQPIAGKVGYISSVAEFTPKNVQTEALRTSLVYEVRVLVDDPDDRLRLGMPATVTIEVQPATAGAARP, from the coding sequence ATGAAGAAGAAACTTGTCATCCTCGTCGTCGTGGTCGTGGCGGCGGTCGCCGCCGGATTGTGGTGGTGGAACCGCTCCCCCGTGGACCCGAACCGCCTGACGCTATACGGCAACGTCGACATCCGGCAGATCTCCCTGGCCTTCGACGGCAGCGATCGCATCGCCGAAATGAGCGTCGAAGAAGGCGACCGGGTGCGCGCGGGACAGGTGCTGGCGCGGCTGGATACCCGCACGCTGGTTCTGGAGCTGGACCAGGCCCGTGCCGAAGTCGGTGTGCGCGAGCAGGCCTTGCTGCGCCTGCGCAACGGCACGCGGCCGGAGGAAGTGCAGCAGGCGGAAGCCCAGGTAACGGCGGCGCAGGCCGATGCCGACCTGGCCGCGCGCCAATTGAAGCGACTGCGGGACGTGGCGGGCGATACGTCCGGCCGCGGGGTCAGCCGCGAAGACATGGACGGCGCGGCTTCGCGGCTGCGCGTGGCACAGGCGCGGCTGGATAGCCAGAAGCAAAGCCTGCGGCTGGCCAAGCTGGGCCCGCGCGCGGAGGACATCGCCGAAGCCGAGGCGGCGCTGCAAGCCGCACGCGCGCAGGCCGCGCTGCTGCAGCACCGCCTGGACCTGTCCGAACTGAAAGCGCCGCGCGACGCCGTGGTGCGCGCCAGGCTGCTGGAGCCCGGCGATATGGCTTCGCCGCAGCGACCCGTCTATACGCTGGCGATCTACGATCCGAAGTGGATACGCGCCTACGTGAACGAAACGGATCTGGGACGCATCAAGCTGGGCATGCCCGCGCAGGTGATCACCGACAGCTATCCTGGCCAGCCCATCGCCGGCAAGGTGGGCTATATCTCTTCCGTGGCGGAATTCACGCCCAAGAATGTGCAGACGGAGGCGCTGCGCACCAGCCTGGTCTATGAGGTCCGCGTGCTGGTGGACGACCCCGACGATCGTCTGCGCCTGGGCATGCCGGCGACGGTAACCATCGAGGTGCAGCCGGCGACGGCGGGAGCGGCGCGGCCATGA
- a CDS encoding TetR/AcrR family transcriptional regulator — MPFRSLPPGPAPAARTRADGEATRANIIEAAGQLFAERGYADTTSKAICERARTNIAAVNYYFGSRDELYLELLREVHKRLMSMGFLREIAGSAISAEDKLGVFLEGLVSAIVDSTSWHTRLWAREILTPSPLLSQVLREEALPKFQVLAGIVGEITGLRPGTPALTCCVLSVLAPCLVLLVLDPAVESPLRELFDRPAAQLAAQMRVLALEGLKGVRAGGHGAA, encoded by the coding sequence ATGCCCTTCCGAAGCCTTCCTCCCGGGCCTGCCCCCGCCGCCCGCACGCGCGCAGACGGAGAGGCGACGCGGGCCAATATCATCGAAGCCGCCGGCCAGCTGTTCGCCGAACGCGGGTATGCGGACACCACCAGCAAGGCGATCTGCGAACGGGCGCGGACAAATATCGCCGCGGTGAATTACTACTTCGGCAGCCGCGACGAGCTTTACCTGGAGCTTTTGCGCGAAGTGCACAAGCGCCTGATGAGCATGGGTTTCCTGCGCGAGATCGCGGGCAGCGCCATATCGGCCGAAGACAAGCTGGGGGTTTTCCTGGAAGGCCTGGTCAGCGCGATCGTCGATTCGACCAGCTGGCATACCCGGCTGTGGGCGCGCGAGATCCTTACGCCGTCCCCGCTGCTGTCGCAGGTCTTGCGCGAAGAAGCCTTGCCCAAGTTCCAGGTGCTGGCCGGCATCGTCGGCGAGATCACCGGCCTGCGCCCCGGCACGCCCGCGCTGACCTGCTGCGTGCTCAGCGTCCTGGCGCCGTGCCTGGTGCTGCTTGTGCTTGACCCCGCCGTGGAATCGCCGTTGCGGGAGTTGTTCGACCGTCCCGCCGCGCAATTGGCGGCGCAGATGCGGGTCCTGGCCCTGGAGGGGCTGAAGGGCGTGCGCGCCGGCGGACACGGTGCCGCGTAG
- a CDS encoding AsmA family protein encodes MKTWIKRISIGVATVLALAVAGVAVFLLTFDPNAYKDRLQEWVHDRYRRTLTIDGDIEASLFPRLGLTLQGVSLSEPDSTEAFASMDTARISVAILPLLSRNVVVDHASFSGVKARVVRDKQGRLNFQDLLGGGEPARQDEPAQRDSGGDARAAPAPRIDIAGLDIKDGEIQLQDDATGRALAISQLNAKTGRVRIDEPFEASLSAHVEGARPQFNADIAGKAMVRMNPQAQRYELRALDLKAAGQLPGANARNLTARGDLAYDGQTGAVDASTLEVVFQGEVADVDGGTANVDASIAAERLRTDPRNGSIQAAKVAVRAKGSLPRGPFEFAADAPALDVSPSAASGDAITARLRVAGNEGVDVRLALNDIGGNSGNLSVGQARLSGELKQGDRAWNIGVASPMTLDLRRRAGVMSAMAGEAVIVGPHLPGGTMRIPYTGSGRADLSAKSAELALDAQLEGGKLALKADATRLGAKPAVRFALSADTLDIDKLLPPSSEAGAGKPAGQAGGKGGDKKDDSAATAPAGAGTAGAEQAGKPAAGGAPTNPPRGAPDAAPPSGASAAQSGDIDLSALVGPTAQGTIKAGRVVVRGVTMQDLSATVKLAQGKLEVSPVAAALYNGKLAGTLTLDAAHDNALATRFTLDGVAVGPLLADLTKRSSLTGVGSVAGNLTTRGRQSAAMRDNLAGTLQLRLRDGAIKGFDVARALRDLKQAILGGKGGAPTDVPADTARETTFSRMDADLALAAGIATITRLDVQSPVLRVSQGTPAIIDLPRGTLDVVANVKIAEPPPADLRELRGLAVPVHVAGPYDELRYRIDWRAVAGDAVSRALERALGGKGADKQNDESRQDRLRDLGKMLKGITGK; translated from the coding sequence ATGAAGACGTGGATCAAGCGCATATCGATAGGCGTGGCGACGGTGCTCGCGCTTGCCGTGGCGGGCGTCGCGGTTTTCCTTCTGACCTTCGATCCCAATGCCTACAAGGACCGCCTGCAAGAGTGGGTGCATGACCGGTATCGCCGCACGCTGACCATCGATGGCGACATCGAGGCCTCGCTGTTTCCGCGCCTGGGACTGACCTTGCAAGGCGTATCGCTGTCCGAGCCGGACAGCACGGAGGCGTTCGCGTCCATGGACACGGCGCGCATCTCCGTTGCCATCCTGCCGCTGCTCTCGCGCAACGTCGTGGTCGATCATGCCAGCTTCAGCGGTGTGAAGGCGCGCGTGGTGCGGGACAAGCAGGGGCGCCTGAACTTCCAGGATCTGCTGGGCGGGGGCGAGCCCGCGCGGCAGGACGAGCCGGCGCAGCGGGACAGCGGCGGGGATGCGCGCGCTGCCCCCGCGCCGCGCATCGATATCGCGGGCCTGGACATCAAGGACGGCGAGATCCAGTTGCAGGACGATGCCACGGGCCGGGCGCTGGCGATTTCGCAGTTGAACGCCAAGACAGGCCGGGTGCGGATCGACGAACCCTTCGAAGCCAGCCTGTCCGCCCATGTCGAGGGCGCACGGCCGCAGTTCAATGCCGACATCGCCGGCAAGGCCATGGTGCGCATGAATCCGCAAGCGCAGCGCTATGAGCTTCGCGCGCTGGACCTGAAGGCCGCGGGCCAGTTGCCCGGCGCGAATGCCAGGAACCTGACCGCGCGCGGCGACCTCGCCTATGACGGCCAGACCGGCGCCGTGGACGCGAGCACGCTCGAAGTGGTGTTCCAGGGCGAAGTCGCCGACGTCGATGGCGGCACCGCGAACGTCGATGCCAGCATCGCCGCCGAGCGCTTGCGTACCGACCCGCGCAATGGTTCGATCCAGGCGGCCAAGGTGGCGGTACGGGCCAAAGGCAGCCTGCCGCGCGGCCCCTTCGAATTCGCCGCGGACGCGCCGGCGCTGGATGTCTCGCCCAGCGCCGCCTCCGGCGATGCCATCACCGCGCGGCTGCGGGTCGCCGGCAACGAAGGCGTGGACGTGCGCCTGGCGTTGAACGACATCGGCGGCAACAGCGGCAATTTGTCTGTCGGGCAGGCCAGGCTTTCCGGCGAACTCAAGCAGGGCGACCGTGCCTGGAATATCGGCGTCGCGTCGCCCATGACGCTGGATCTGCGCCGGCGCGCCGGTGTCATGTCCGCGATGGCCGGCGAAGCCGTCATCGTGGGACCGCATCTGCCCGGGGGCACGATGCGGATCCCCTACACCGGTTCGGGACGCGCGGACCTGTCCGCCAAGTCGGCCGAGCTGGCGCTGGACGCCCAGCTCGAAGGCGGCAAGCTGGCGTTGAAGGCGGATGCCACGCGCCTGGGCGCCAAGCCCGCCGTGCGATTCGCCCTCAGCGCCGATACGCTGGATATCGACAAGCTGCTGCCGCCTTCGTCCGAGGCAGGGGCAGGCAAGCCGGCGGGGCAGGCGGGCGGCAAGGGCGGCGATAAAAAAGACGACAGCGCCGCCACGGCACCTGCCGGGGCCGGTACCGCCGGCGCGGAACAGGCCGGTAAGCCGGCCGCCGGCGGCGCGCCGACGAATCCGCCGCGCGGCGCGCCCGACGCGGCGCCGCCATCCGGCGCGTCGGCGGCCCAGTCCGGCGATATCGATCTGTCCGCGCTTGTGGGGCCGACGGCCCAGGGCACCATCAAGGCCGGCCGCGTCGTGGTACGTGGCGTCACCATGCAGGATCTTTCCGCCACGGTGAAGCTGGCGCAGGGCAAGCTGGAGGTCTCGCCTGTGGCTGCCGCGTTGTACAACGGCAAACTCGCGGGCACGCTTACGCTGGACGCCGCGCATGACAATGCGCTGGCGACACGTTTCACGCTGGATGGCGTGGCGGTCGGTCCGCTGCTGGCCGACCTGACCAAGCGATCCTCCCTGACGGGCGTGGGCAGCGTGGCGGGCAATCTGACCACGCGCGGCCGGCAGTCCGCGGCCATGCGCGACAATCTGGCCGGCACTTTGCAGCTGCGGCTGCGCGATGGCGCGATCAAGGGCTTCGATGTGGCGCGCGCGCTGCGCGACCTGAAGCAGGCGATCCTGGGCGGCAAGGGGGGCGCCCCGACCGACGTGCCGGCCGATACGGCGCGCGAGACCACCTTCAGCCGCATGGACGCGGATCTGGCATTGGCCGCGGGCATCGCCACCATCACCCGCCTGGACGTGCAATCGCCGGTGCTGCGTGTCAGCCAGGGTACGCCCGCCATCATCGACCTGCCCAGGGGCACGCTGGACGTGGTCGCCAATGTGAAAATCGCCGAACCGCCGCCCGCGGACCTGCGCGAGCTGCGCGGTCTCGCCGTGCCGGTGCACGTGGCCGGGCCGTACGACGAGCTGCGCTATCGCATCGACTGGCGCGCCGTCGCGGGCGATGCCGTGTCGCGCGCCCTGGAGCGCGCGCTGGGCGGCAAGGGCGCGGACAAGCAGAATGACGAATCGCGCCAGGACCGCCTTCGGGACCTGGGCAAAATGCTGAAGGGAATCACCGGAAAATGA
- a CDS encoding MOSC N-terminal beta barrel domain-containing protein, with translation MSTQYHPVAHCGGVEDPRAADYDRRWLLVNSGGQWITREACPALAGIAVELRFGYLVLRAPGMLRIDIPLDVIEDDDSVRTAVLVGEQAVDVVDEGELAAAWVSNFTGIPCRLMKVHPDMGQVHWPV, from the coding sequence ATGAGCACTCAATACCATCCCGTCGCCCACTGCGGCGGCGTCGAGGATCCGCGCGCGGCCGACTACGATCGCCGCTGGCTGCTGGTCAATTCGGGTGGCCAGTGGATCACGCGCGAAGCCTGCCCCGCGCTGGCCGGTATTGCGGTGGAATTGCGCTTCGGCTATCTGGTGCTGCGCGCACCCGGCATGCTGCGCATCGATATCCCGCTGGACGTCATCGAGGACGACGATAGCGTGCGCACCGCCGTGCTCGTCGGCGAACAGGCCGTGGACGTCGTCGATGAAGGCGAGCTCGCCGCGGCGTGGGTATCCAATTTCACCGGCATTCCGTGCCGCCTGATGAAGGTGCATCCGGACATGGGCCAGGTGCACTGGCCGGTGTAA
- a CDS encoding benzoate/H(+) symporter BenE family transporter gives MPPPRTQLDIPSPADNVSHGATLRGDASLSAIVAGLVAVVVSFGGTAVLMVQAGHTVGLDAARIGSWLGSICLALGLGGVWLSLRTRLPIVLAWSTPGAALLITALSGVPFAEAVGAFVVAAALALVCGLLGWVDPIARRIPPQIASAMLAGVLLNFGIGVFGAMGRQAALVVPMALAYLAFKRLAPRYAILAVLAIGLAAAALQGLLTFGGAEWHLTEFVWTTPVFSWRGVISLAVPLFVVGMASQNLPGLAVLQAAGYRDVPASRVIAVSGGVGLVAAPFGAHSVTLAAIIAAICAGREAHPDPTRRYVAAVTYGAGYVVLSIAAGAVAVFFQALPPALIAALAGLALLAPIMGGMAAAMRDEHGREAALITLLATASGMTFWGVGSAFWGLAAGLVAHALMNGARKS, from the coding sequence ATGCCGCCGCCCCGCACCCAGCTCGATATTCCCTCTCCCGCCGACAACGTTTCCCATGGCGCCACGCTGCGTGGCGATGCCTCCCTTTCGGCCATCGTCGCCGGGCTGGTCGCCGTCGTCGTCAGCTTCGGCGGCACCGCGGTGCTGATGGTGCAGGCCGGTCACACCGTCGGCCTGGACGCGGCGCGCATAGGCTCATGGCTGGGTTCGATTTGCCTGGCGCTGGGTTTGGGCGGCGTATGGCTAAGCCTGCGGACCCGGCTGCCTATCGTGCTGGCATGGTCCACGCCCGGCGCCGCGCTGCTGATCACCGCCCTGTCCGGCGTGCCGTTCGCGGAAGCGGTCGGCGCCTTCGTGGTAGCGGCCGCCCTGGCCCTGGTGTGCGGCCTGCTGGGATGGGTCGATCCGATCGCGCGCCGCATTCCGCCGCAGATTGCCTCCGCCATGCTGGCCGGCGTTCTGTTGAACTTCGGCATCGGGGTATTCGGCGCCATGGGCCGGCAGGCGGCGCTGGTGGTGCCGATGGCGCTGGCCTACCTGGCCTTCAAGCGCCTTGCGCCACGCTACGCCATCCTCGCGGTACTGGCCATCGGCCTCGCGGCCGCCGCCCTGCAGGGCCTGCTGACCTTCGGCGGCGCCGAATGGCACCTGACCGAGTTCGTCTGGACCACGCCGGTCTTTAGCTGGCGCGGTGTCATCAGCCTTGCCGTGCCCTTGTTCGTCGTGGGCATGGCCTCGCAGAACCTGCCCGGCCTGGCCGTGCTGCAAGCCGCCGGCTATCGCGACGTGCCCGCCTCTCGCGTCATCGCCGTCAGCGGCGGCGTGGGCCTGGTCGCGGCGCCGTTCGGCGCGCACTCCGTCACGCTGGCGGCGATCATCGCGGCGATCTGTGCCGGCCGGGAAGCCCATCCGGATCCGACACGCCGTTATGTGGCGGCCGTCACTTATGGCGCCGGGTATGTGGTGCTGAGCATCGCGGCCGGCGCGGTGGCCGTATTCTTCCAGGCCTTGCCGCCGGCGCTGATCGCGGCGCTGGCCGGTCTGGCGCTGCTGGCGCCCATCATGGGCGGAATGGCGGCCGCCATGCGCGACGAGCACGGCCGCGAGGCGGCGCTGATCACGCTGCTGGCCACGGCCTCGGGCATGACGTTCTGGGGCGTGGGATCGGCCTTCTGGGGCCTGGCAGCCGGCCTGGTGGCGCATGCCTTGATGAACGGCGCACGCAAGTCCTGA
- a CDS encoding YfhL family 4Fe-4S dicluster ferredoxin: MALRITEECINCDVCEPQCPNEAISMGEDYYVIDPDKCTECVGHHDEPQCKVVCPVECIEIHPQWREGQDTLMAKYRRLTGHA; this comes from the coding sequence ATGGCTCTGAGAATCACCGAAGAATGCATCAACTGCGACGTGTGCGAGCCGCAGTGTCCCAACGAAGCGATTTCGATGGGCGAGGACTATTACGTCATCGATCCGGACAAATGCACGGAATGCGTGGGCCATCATGACGAGCCGCAGTGCAAGGTGGTCTGCCCGGTCGAGTGCATCGAAATCCATCCGCAATGGCGCGAGGGCCAGGACACGCTCATGGCCAAATACCGCCGCCTGACCGGGCACGCCTGA
- the coaD gene encoding pantetheine-phosphate adenylyltransferase, protein MIIAVYPGTFDPLTRGHEDLVRRAAALFDQVVVGVAHSRNKKPFFNIEERVAIAREVLGHYPNVRVESFGGLLKDFVRDQNGRVIVRGLRAVSDFEYEFQMAGMNRHLLPDVETLFMTPSDQYQFISGTIVREIAQLGGDVSKFVFPSVERWLQEKAKEHREQSWPG, encoded by the coding sequence ATGATCATCGCTGTTTACCCCGGCACATTCGACCCGCTGACGCGTGGTCACGAGGACTTGGTACGGCGCGCCGCCGCGCTGTTCGACCAAGTGGTCGTGGGCGTTGCGCATAGCCGCAACAAGAAGCCCTTCTTCAATATCGAGGAACGCGTGGCCATCGCCCGCGAAGTACTCGGCCATTACCCCAACGTTCGCGTTGAAAGCTTTGGCGGCCTGCTGAAGGATTTCGTGCGCGACCAGAACGGCCGCGTCATCGTGCGCGGGCTGCGCGCCGTGTCGGACTTCGAATACGAATTCCAGATGGCGGGTATGAACAGGCATTTGCTGCCGGACGTGGAAACGCTGTTCATGACGCCGTCGGATCAGTATCAGTTCATCTCGGGCACCATCGTGCGCGAAATCGCCCAGCTGGGCGGCGACGTCAGCAAATTCGTCTTTCCTTCCGTCGAGCGCTGGCTCCAGGAAAAGGCGAAGGAACATCGCGAGCAGAGCTGGCCGGGTTGA
- a CDS encoding RsmD family RNA methyltransferase: MTNKYIRIVGGQYRRTPIAVIDAPGLRPTPDRVRETLYNWLHYFWDGDFAGKSVLDLFAGSGALGFEAASRGVAHVQMVERDKAALAALRALRDKLGADHIRIHAGDAMETLRRMDASRYDLILLDPPFGQGWLERIWPLLPGVLNDGALVYVESEAEIRAPEPAPAPTPASAEPETQFEILRKDRAGAVHYALLRFAAMRK; this comes from the coding sequence ATGACGAACAAGTATATTCGCATCGTAGGCGGCCAATATCGGCGCACGCCTATTGCGGTCATCGACGCCCCCGGCCTGAGGCCCACGCCGGACCGGGTGCGGGAAACGCTGTACAACTGGCTCCACTACTTCTGGGATGGGGACTTCGCCGGCAAAAGCGTGCTGGACCTGTTCGCGGGCAGCGGCGCGCTGGGTTTCGAGGCGGCTTCGCGCGGGGTCGCCCATGTACAAATGGTGGAACGGGACAAGGCCGCGCTGGCGGCGCTGCGCGCCTTGCGCGACAAGCTGGGCGCCGACCATATCCGCATCCACGCGGGCGACGCCATGGAGACGCTGCGGCGCATGGATGCATCGCGCTATGACCTGATACTGCTGGATCCGCCCTTTGGGCAAGGTTGGCTCGAACGCATCTGGCCTCTCTTGCCGGGCGTACTGAACGACGGCGCGCTGGTGTATGTGGAAAGCGAAGCCGAAATCCGGGCTCCGGAACCGGCGCCGGCGCCCACGCCGGCCAGCGCCGAACCGGAAACACAATTCGAAATATTGCGTAAAGATCGTGCGGGCGCCGTCCACTATGCGCTACTACGGTTTGCTGCAATGCGGAAATAG
- the ftsY gene encoding signal recognition particle-docking protein FtsY: MLNFFKKKTPAPVPEPAQVPAPATPVQSPAAAEPAGRDASVPPAPVPPVEQQAPWPSATPQSPVDLGGAAARLPGETAGGPPPAPLAPAAMNEFDAPATVDPDAPVTAEPGAKRSWLQRLKQGLSRTGQSIGGLFVGVKVDENLFEELETALIMADAGVEATESLLTALRARVKKERIEDAAKVRDVLRQILADQLRPLERRFDLHRARPLVVMIAGVNGAGKTTSIGKLANTFQRQGASVLLAAGDTFRAAARQQLVEWGTRNNVTVISQEGGDPAAVAFDAVNAGRARGTGVVMVDTAGRLPTQLHLMEELKKIRRVIGKADPAAPHEVLLVVDGNTGQNALAQIRAFDAAINLTGLVVTKLDGTAKGGTLAAVAAGSQGVRPIPVYWIGVGEGLEDLQPFVADEFAAALLGMSS; this comes from the coding sequence ATGCTGAATTTCTTCAAGAAAAAAACCCCCGCGCCCGTCCCCGAGCCTGCCCAGGTTCCCGCGCCCGCCACGCCCGTCCAAAGCCCCGCGGCCGCCGAGCCGGCCGGCCGCGATGCGTCCGTCCCGCCCGCGCCCGTGCCACCGGTAGAGCAGCAGGCGCCCTGGCCGTCCGCCACGCCGCAGTCGCCCGTCGACCTGGGCGGTGCCGCCGCGCGCCTGCCCGGTGAAACCGCCGGCGGTCCGCCACCGGCCCCGCTTGCGCCGGCGGCAATGAACGAGTTCGACGCGCCCGCCACCGTGGACCCCGACGCGCCCGTTACCGCCGAGCCCGGCGCGAAAAGATCGTGGCTTCAACGCCTGAAGCAGGGCCTGTCCCGTACCGGCCAAAGCATCGGCGGGCTGTTCGTGGGCGTCAAGGTCGACGAAAACCTGTTCGAGGAACTGGAAACGGCACTCATTATGGCCGATGCCGGCGTCGAAGCCACCGAGTCGCTGCTGACCGCGCTGCGCGCCCGCGTCAAGAAAGAACGCATCGAAGATGCCGCCAAGGTGCGCGATGTGCTGCGGCAGATCCTGGCCGACCAGTTGCGTCCGCTGGAGCGCCGTTTCGACCTGCATCGCGCGCGGCCGCTGGTCGTCATGATCGCCGGCGTGAACGGTGCCGGAAAAACGACTTCCATAGGAAAGCTGGCCAACACATTTCAACGCCAGGGCGCGTCCGTGCTGCTGGCGGCCGGCGATACGTTCCGCGCGGCGGCCCGGCAGCAATTGGTGGAATGGGGCACCCGCAATAATGTCACGGTGATTTCACAGGAAGGCGGCGACCCCGCGGCCGTGGCCTTCGATGCGGTCAATGCCGGCCGTGCCCGCGGCACGGGTGTGGTGATGGTGGACACGGCGGGGCGCCTGCCCACGCAGTTGCACCTGATGGAAGAACTGAAGAAGATCCGCCGCGTCATCGGCAAGGCGGATCCGGCCGCGCCGCACGAAGTCCTGCTGGTGGTGGATGGCAATACCGGGCAGAACGCGCTGGCGCAGATACGCGCCTTCGACGCGGCCATCAATCTGACCGGCCTGGTGGTGACCAAGCTGGACGGCACCGCCAAGGGCGGCACGCTGGCGGCGGTGGCCGCCGGCAGCCAGGGCGTGCGCCCGATCCCGGTGTATTGGATCGGGGTGGGGGAAGGGCTGGAAGACCTGCAGCCTTTCGTCGCCGACGAATTCGCCGCCGCGCTGCTGGGCATGTCCAGCTAA
- a CDS encoding CYTH and CHAD domain-containing protein yields MSEQELKLHVPKASRAGVERELRQAGAERLPLHAMYFDTPDRELARARIAIRLRREGRKWVQTLKTPGANAITRVEMNHPRPGPILDLSVYAGTEVHDALAALKGELELRYETDVMRLVRKTRTRLGTVEIAYDYGMLRAGELELPISEVEFELVSGRPSAIFATARGWLSRYGLVLDPRSKSERGDALAGLAHTLAPADQPEDARKAAIAQFWGPRPAKPVSLSPAMTPPQGLAAVAAECMDQIMRNAAMLAEVDTLDVYGAGQPEHVHQLRVGIRRLRSAWRLFRGWAELPPDAAQSALRTYFTAFGANRDQDVLQESIIPALVKAGMPTFPIPHEDTPPVAARDTAAGKTFQSWLLDMLEWTLDVRPAPDFEAVGQAGVAHATAEANAEGDTDIDGVQAAGKDRPGGNAADADAAATARAMAAATAPRAVEIIHPTIIPLTPREPRDLKTLLARRLRRWHKQVLSEGKRFAELDIPSRHALRKRAKRLRYGLSFAESLLPAHKMRDYRRRLAAVQDVLGEMNDLSVAHDLYRQWSSRHPQAWFALGWISARQEKLTSEAQRAFDKLGRAKRFWE; encoded by the coding sequence ATGTCGGAACAGGAATTGAAGCTGCACGTGCCTAAGGCGTCCCGCGCGGGCGTCGAGCGCGAGCTCAGGCAGGCCGGCGCGGAGCGCCTGCCATTGCACGCGATGTACTTCGATACGCCCGATCGGGAGCTGGCGCGGGCGCGCATCGCCATCCGCCTGCGGCGTGAGGGGCGCAAGTGGGTGCAAACGCTGAAAACGCCGGGCGCCAACGCGATCACACGGGTGGAGATGAACCACCCCCGCCCCGGCCCCATCCTGGATCTCTCGGTCTATGCCGGCACGGAAGTCCATGACGCGCTCGCGGCCCTGAAAGGCGAACTGGAACTGCGCTACGAAACGGACGTCATGCGCCTGGTGCGCAAAACCCGCACGCGGCTGGGGACCGTGGAAATCGCGTACGACTACGGCATGCTGCGGGCCGGCGAACTGGAACTGCCGATTTCCGAAGTGGAATTCGAACTGGTGTCCGGACGCCCCTCGGCGATTTTCGCGACGGCGCGCGGTTGGCTGTCCCGCTATGGGCTGGTGCTGGATCCGCGCAGCAAATCCGAACGCGGCGACGCGCTGGCGGGGCTGGCGCACACCCTGGCGCCGGCCGACCAGCCGGAAGACGCGCGCAAGGCCGCGATCGCGCAGTTCTGGGGACCGCGTCCGGCCAAACCGGTATCGCTATCGCCCGCGATGACGCCGCCGCAGGGCCTGGCGGCCGTGGCCGCGGAATGCATGGACCAGATCATGCGCAACGCGGCGATGCTGGCCGAGGTCGACACGCTGGACGTGTACGGCGCGGGCCAGCCGGAACATGTGCATCAGTTGCGCGTCGGCATACGGCGCCTGCGGTCGGCCTGGCGCCTGTTCCGCGGCTGGGCCGAGCTGCCCCCCGACGCCGCGCAATCCGCGCTGCGGACGTACTTCACCGCGTTCGGCGCCAATCGCGACCAGGACGTCCTGCAGGAATCCATTATCCCGGCCCTGGTGAAGGCGGGCATGCCGACCTTCCCGATCCCCCATGAGGACACGCCACCGGTGGCCGCGCGGGATACGGCGGCGGGCAAGACCTTCCAGTCGTGGCTGCTGGACATGCTGGAATGGACGCTGGACGTACGGCCCGCGCCGGACTTCGAAGCGGTCGGGCAGGCCGGCGTGGCGCATGCCACCGCCGAAGCCAACGCCGAGGGCGATACCGATATCGACGGCGTGCAAGCCGCCGGCAAGGATCGCCCCGGCGGCAACGCCGCCGATGCCGATGCCGCCGCCACGGCCAGGGCCATGGCCGCCGCCACCGCGCCGCGCGCCGTGGAAATCATCCATCCCACCATCATTCCGCTGACACCGCGCGAGCCGCGCGATCTGAAGACGCTGTTGGCCCGGCGACTGCGCAGATGGCACAAGCAGGTATTGTCGGAGGGCAAACGGTTCGCCGAACTGGATATCCCATCCCGCCATGCGCTGCGCAAGCGCGCCAAGCGGCTGCGCTACGGCTTGAGCTTCGCCGAGTCGCTGCTGCCCGCGCACAAGATGCGCGACTACCGCCGCCGGCTGGCGGCCGTACAGGATGTGCTCGGCGAAATGAACGACCTGTCGGTCGCCCACGACCTGTACCGGCAATGGAGCAGCCGGCATCCGCAGGCCTGGTTCGCCCTGGGCTGGATCAGCGCCCGCCAGGAAAAGCTGACCAGCGAAGCCCAGCGGGCCTTCGACAAGCTGGGACGCGCGAAGCGGTTCTGGGAATAG